The Brassica rapa cultivar Chiifu-401-42 chromosome A10, CAAS_Brap_v3.01, whole genome shotgun sequence genome segment TCTTGAAATCTCCTATACGAATCAACCTTCTCCAACATGAATTTCTCATGACTATATGCAATAAACATATCAGCCAGTTTATCAATctcattcatcatcttcatctctttcccttcttcttcttctttgccatCTTTAGCTTTATCATCTTCTAGCTGTTTTAGATAGCTAGAGAGCTGAGATGATTCTGGaagttcatcatcatcatccatcgACTCAGTCGAATGCATTGACTCCCAAGTAGAGTCATACTGGAGATGGGACAAGTAGAGTTCCTCAGGGAGACGCACCGGGGCAGAGACAGGCACCACGTGAGAAGAGCAAAAGTTGTAGTGAAGTCTGAAGGAGCCGAAGAATAtattattcttttgttttttggaGACTCTCTTTGGatagaaagaagaagacattgACAAGAGATTGTATTGCTTCTTCCTCAAAACTCTAACAAGAATGGATGAAGCTCTAGAGATTTTTCGGATTAATCGACAAACTTGAGAGATGATGAAAATTTGGAGTAGGGACTTGAGTTTCACAGAGCTTGATTTTtgtgaagatgaagatgaacaTTGAGAAGAAGACATTGAAGACGTTGATTTGAGTGGTACTGACATTTTCTATCTCTCTCgttagaaaatatttagttagGAAGGG includes the following:
- the LOC103847018 gene encoding uncharacterized protein LOC103847018, whose product is MSVPLKSTSSMSSSQCSSSSSQKSSSVKLKSLLQIFIISQVCRLIRKISRASSILVRVLRKKQYNLLSMSSSFYPKRVSKKQKNNIFFGSFRLHYNFCSSHVVPVSAPVRLPEELYLSHLQYDSTWESMHSTESMDDDDELPESSQLSSYLKQLEDDKAKDGKEEEEGKEMKMMNEIDKLADMFIAYSHEKFMLEKVDSYRRFQEMLKTSS